From a single bacterium genomic region:
- the rpoN gene encoding RNA polymerase factor sigma-54 produces MSLSLQQVLKQTQKLIMTPQMQQSIQLLQLNSLELEQMIHQEMMDNPFLELTDDEEELTSEKVSEEEDGGDRQEAADDSGLSEQEKEKDREREIEEEPAEKDTRESDDSPSPEEETDTSEDFEKFEQSDVDWDTEYSESDSSAYSAAHESFEEHDFTTYTALEQSLYDSLMRQLRLSALDGNEAKIGAFLIGNIDENGFLDSSLENQAKILGYHPDLIDMKGGTDSEKTLRRILYKLRHGQDKEHIKQLNRKQLVASVVAEYLEITPDEAMTMSRLDWLRGLIAKRLGRSVEEIADMRLGELILHTIAWRTKVDPQDVYDILEIIQEFEPTGVAARDLGECLRLQCEEKGIRNRLLYTVLDDHLEDLQQKKFREIARALEVPEAEVVEVFHLVSKLEPRPGRSQTKETARYITPDVYVKKIEGRYMYFLNEGDAGRLRVASAYRRMLARKAAAEGKDSSDAQYAQEKYKNAVWLIKNIEKRKSTVLRVTEAIMNYQKDFLEKGIEHLHPLTLRNIAEVVGMHESTIARVTTGKYVETPRGIFELKFFFSSGLETDSGEDASSRSIKEMITQLIQAEDTKHPLSDQKIADMLRDKGIQIARRTVAKYREQLKILPAKLRKQVP; encoded by the coding sequence ATGTCCCTGTCACTCCAACAAGTTCTCAAACAAACCCAGAAGCTCATCATGACGCCGCAGATGCAGCAGTCTATCCAACTGCTGCAACTGAACTCCCTTGAGCTCGAACAGATGATCCATCAGGAGATGATGGACAATCCGTTCCTGGAGTTGACGGACGACGAGGAGGAACTCACCTCCGAGAAGGTCTCCGAAGAAGAGGACGGGGGCGATCGGCAGGAGGCCGCAGACGACAGCGGACTCTCCGAGCAAGAGAAGGAGAAGGACCGCGAGCGGGAGATCGAGGAGGAGCCGGCCGAGAAAGACACTCGCGAATCCGACGATTCTCCATCCCCGGAGGAAGAAACCGATACTTCCGAGGACTTCGAGAAATTCGAGCAGAGCGATGTCGACTGGGATACGGAATACAGCGAATCCGACAGTTCGGCCTATTCGGCGGCTCACGAGAGCTTCGAGGAACACGATTTCACGACCTACACGGCCCTCGAGCAGAGCCTTTACGATAGCCTGATGCGCCAACTTCGCCTGTCCGCCCTGGATGGCAACGAGGCGAAGATCGGCGCGTTCCTGATCGGCAACATCGACGAGAACGGATTCCTGGACTCGTCTCTGGAAAATCAGGCCAAGATTCTCGGCTATCATCCCGATCTGATCGACATGAAGGGCGGCACGGATTCAGAGAAGACCCTGCGCCGGATTCTCTACAAGCTTCGCCACGGCCAGGACAAAGAACACATCAAGCAACTCAATCGGAAGCAACTCGTGGCCTCCGTCGTTGCCGAGTATCTCGAAATTACTCCCGACGAAGCCATGACGATGAGCCGCCTGGATTGGCTCCGCGGGCTGATCGCGAAACGTCTCGGACGCTCTGTCGAAGAGATTGCCGATATGCGTCTCGGCGAGTTGATTCTCCATACAATTGCCTGGCGTACGAAGGTCGATCCGCAGGACGTCTACGATATCCTGGAGATCATCCAGGAATTTGAGCCCACCGGCGTCGCTGCGCGCGACCTCGGCGAGTGCTTGCGCCTGCAGTGCGAAGAGAAGGGCATCCGGAACCGCCTGCTCTACACGGTGCTGGATGACCACCTCGAGGACCTTCAGCAGAAGAAGTTCCGCGAAATCGCCCGGGCGCTTGAAGTTCCCGAAGCAGAAGTCGTTGAAGTTTTCCACTTGGTCTCGAAGCTGGAACCGCGTCCGGGCCGCTCCCAGACCAAGGAAACCGCCCGCTACATCACACCCGACGTCTACGTGAAGAAGATCGAAGGGCGTTACATGTACTTCCTGAACGAGGGCGACGCCGGCCGTCTGCGTGTCGCTTCCGCCTATCGCCGGATGCTTGCCCGAAAGGCCGCCGCCGAGGGGAAGGACTCCAGCGACGCCCAGTACGCCCAGGAGAAGTACAAGAACGCCGTCTGGCTGATCAAGAATATCGAGAAGCGCAAGTCCACCGTCTTGCGTGTGACCGAAGCGATCATGAACTACCAGAAGGATTTCCTTGAGAAGGGCATCGAGCATCTGCACCCGCTGACGCTTCGGAACATCGCCGAAGTCGTCGGTATGCACGAATCGACCATCGCTCGTGTCACGACAGGGAAGTACGTTGAGACACCGCGTGGTATCTTCGAGCTCAAGTTCTTCTTCTCCTCCGGCCTCGAGACGGACAGCGGCGAGGATGCGTCTTCCCGGTCCATCAAGGAGATGATTACGCAGCTCATCCAGGCCGAAGACACGAAGCATCCACTCTCCGACCAGAAGATTGCCGACATGCTGCGAGACAAGGGCATCCAGATCGCCCGACGCACGGTCGCGAAGTACCGCGAGCAACTGAAGATCTTGCCCGCGAAACTGCGAAAGCAAGTTCCGTAA
- a CDS encoding SDR family oxidoreductase: MEKRRFLITGGSHGIGAATVKLVCQAGHTVVFTGRNKDRVKEVAEATGATGFHADVTKPEDNEKTIAFCKEKMGGIDVLINNAAYGYGAPIGEMDVDAMRAMFETNIFGLVDLTNRVVPLLKSQGQGDIVNIASTSGIKGHANGTAYSGSKWALRGITQCWQAELRPHNIRVFCVCPSEVQTGWGGKEPGQNPNKLFAEDIAGSIMGVLSMHRRGFIPEFAVFATNPWAE; encoded by the coding sequence ATGGAAAAACGTCGTTTCCTGATCACCGGCGGCAGCCACGGCATCGGAGCCGCCACCGTGAAGCTGGTCTGCCAGGCCGGCCATACCGTTGTCTTCACCGGTCGTAACAAGGATCGCGTGAAGGAAGTCGCCGAGGCCACCGGCGCGACCGGTTTCCACGCCGACGTGACAAAACCCGAGGACAACGAAAAGACCATTGCATTCTGCAAAGAGAAGATGGGCGGCATCGATGTTCTGATCAACAACGCTGCGTACGGTTATGGGGCGCCCATCGGCGAGATGGACGTCGACGCGATGCGTGCCATGTTCGAGACGAATATCTTCGGCCTCGTCGATCTGACCAACCGCGTTGTTCCTCTGCTGAAATCTCAAGGCCAGGGCGACATCGTGAACATCGCCTCGACTTCCGGCATCAAAGGCCACGCAAACGGCACCGCCTATTCCGGCAGCAAGTGGGCGCTACGCGGCATCACGCAGTGCTGGCAGGCAGAACTGCGTCCCCACAATATCCGAGTCTTCTGCGTCTGCCCGTCCGAGGTTCAGACCGGCTGGGGCGGCAAAGAGCCCGGCCAGAATCCGAACAAGCTCTTCGCCGAGGACATCGCCGGCTCCATCATGGGGGTGCTCTCCATGCACCGCCGCGGCTTCATCCCGGAGTTCGCCGTGTTCGCTACGAATCCCTGGGCCGAGTAG
- a CDS encoding cytochrome ubiquinol oxidase subunit I: protein MNYPMWDVPIIGSGWVIGAIAIFHVLVSHFAVGGGFYLPMAEAKAAREGRDDWMRVVKSHAKFFLILTAVFGAVTGVGIWFAIGLASPEGTSTLIHYFVFGWAIEWVFFIVEITAAAVYYYTWGRIPLKLHLIIGWIYAGAAWMSLFIINGILTFMLTPSSAWLELVGTGTEANAFIQAFFNPTYWPSLVLRTLVTIALAGVWAMVTASRINGFKEPELKESFIRWSVKWLVPAFVLMPFAFAWYLYMVPESQRELLQLGISTIGQGTFTQVTRAGLVIIMTSATILPIIYFFGWRNPRDFTMGHAISVLILALAATASTEQAREMIRKPYVIREHMFSNGVRKSQVAKFNEEGYLKNSPWASQAEKLAWKAEDEATTDDTEVVQASTDAAATPSEAQLLRGELMMRGQCMSCHTVDGYRSLRRLMAGRDRESIGNILTMLHEYKEDSPYRSYMPPLVGQPEEVEALGDYLNHLINNAPKPRPVKELAEAEH from the coding sequence ATGAATTACCCCATGTGGGATGTACCAATTATCGGAAGCGGGTGGGTGATCGGCGCGATCGCGATCTTCCACGTTCTCGTTTCGCACTTCGCTGTCGGCGGCGGATTCTATCTGCCCATGGCGGAAGCGAAGGCTGCTCGCGAAGGGCGTGACGACTGGATGCGCGTCGTCAAGTCGCACGCGAAATTCTTCCTGATCCTGACGGCAGTATTCGGCGCCGTGACCGGCGTCGGCATCTGGTTTGCCATTGGTCTGGCGAGTCCGGAAGGAACAAGCACGCTCATTCACTACTTCGTGTTCGGGTGGGCGATTGAATGGGTTTTCTTTATCGTCGAAATCACGGCTGCGGCCGTCTACTACTACACTTGGGGGCGCATTCCCCTGAAGCTGCACCTGATCATCGGTTGGATCTATGCAGGCGCGGCGTGGATGAGTCTCTTCATCATCAACGGCATCCTGACGTTCATGCTGACGCCGAGCTCGGCCTGGCTGGAATTGGTCGGAACGGGGACGGAGGCAAATGCCTTCATCCAGGCATTCTTCAATCCGACGTACTGGCCGAGCCTGGTGCTGCGCACGCTGGTCACGATCGCCCTGGCAGGCGTCTGGGCGATGGTGACGGCGAGCCGCATCAATGGCTTCAAGGAGCCGGAATTGAAGGAGAGCTTTATTCGCTGGTCGGTGAAGTGGCTGGTGCCGGCATTCGTCCTGATGCCGTTTGCTTTTGCATGGTACCTGTACATGGTTCCGGAATCGCAGCGTGAACTTCTGCAACTCGGAATCTCGACGATTGGCCAAGGCACATTCACCCAGGTGACGCGCGCCGGACTCGTAATCATCATGACGTCGGCGACGATTCTGCCGATTATCTACTTCTTTGGCTGGCGTAACCCGCGGGACTTCACGATGGGACACGCGATTTCGGTTCTGATTCTGGCGCTGGCTGCGACGGCCTCGACGGAGCAGGCCCGCGAGATGATCCGTAAACCCTACGTGATTCGCGAGCACATGTTCTCGAATGGTGTCCGCAAGTCGCAGGTCGCGAAGTTCAACGAGGAAGGCTACCTGAAGAACTCGCCGTGGGCCAGCCAGGCCGAGAAGCTGGCGTGGAAGGCCGAAGACGAAGCGACTACGGACGATACCGAAGTTGTTCAAGCCTCGACAGATGCCGCTGCGACGCCAAGTGAAGCGCAATTGCTGCGCGGTGAACTGATGATGCGCGGTCAGTGCATGTCCTGCCACACGGTCGACGGTTATCGGTCGTTGCGCCGACTGATGGCAGGGCGCGACCGCGAATCAATTGGCAACATCCTGACGATGCTGCATGAATACAAAGAGGATTCGCCGTATCGTTCCTACATGCCACCTCTTGTTGGCCAGCCGGAAGAGGTCGAGGCGTTGGGTGACTATCTGAATCACCTGATCAATAACGCTCCGAAACCTCGGCCGGTGAAGGAACTGGCTGAAGCGGAACACTGA
- a CDS encoding cytochrome bc complex cytochrome b subunit, whose translation MGKSTSLASDSRLARLYAWANERLDLDGALALAKSKTVPQHKHSFWYYWGGISLFLFLIQAITGILLLVYYRPGPDAYNSVRSITYDIDFGWLIRSAHSWSANLMVGAVFVHMFSVFFMKTYRNPREFGWWSGLILLGLTMVFGFSGYLLPMDELSYFATKVGLDIPAKTPLIGEWLVGLIRGGPEVNETTVQRFFALHAVVLPAMFLPVLGFHLMLIVKHGSGSPPSEEAKPKAERESIPFFPNFFMKDMAMWLMALCAIAVLASMFPWPLHPQADPLAPAPEGIHPEWYFMSQFQLLKALGQIFQGNWAVFGELVGIGIFTIGGILWALIPLYDKDSKRAQRAKVATWFGLGALAGLVVLTIWGYVAL comes from the coding sequence ATGGGCAAATCAACATCTCTCGCATCTGATTCCCGTTTGGCCCGCCTTTATGCCTGGGCCAACGAAAGACTCGACCTGGATGGCGCATTGGCGCTGGCCAAGTCCAAGACCGTCCCGCAGCATAAGCACTCGTTCTGGTATTACTGGGGCGGCATTTCGCTCTTCCTGTTTCTGATCCAGGCCATCACGGGCATTCTGCTGCTTGTCTATTACCGTCCGGGACCGGATGCATACAACTCGGTCCGCAGCATTACCTACGATATCGATTTCGGCTGGTTGATCCGGTCGGCGCATTCCTGGTCGGCGAACCTGATGGTCGGCGCGGTCTTCGTGCACATGTTCTCGGTCTTCTTCATGAAGACGTATCGCAACCCGCGCGAGTTCGGTTGGTGGAGCGGCCTGATTCTGTTGGGTCTGACGATGGTGTTCGGATTCAGCGGCTATCTATTGCCGATGGATGAGCTCTCGTACTTCGCAACGAAGGTCGGCCTGGATATTCCGGCAAAGACGCCGTTGATCGGCGAATGGCTGGTTGGCCTGATCCGTGGTGGCCCGGAAGTGAATGAAACCACCGTGCAGCGCTTCTTTGCTCTGCACGCGGTCGTTCTGCCGGCGATGTTCCTGCCGGTGCTCGGCTTCCACCTGATGCTGATCGTCAAGCACGGCAGTGGCTCACCGCCAAGCGAAGAGGCCAAGCCGAAGGCAGAGCGCGAGTCGATTCCGTTCTTCCCGAACTTCTTCATGAAGGACATGGCGATGTGGCTGATGGCGCTTTGCGCGATCGCCGTGCTCGCGTCGATGTTCCCTTGGCCGCTGCATCCCCAGGCGGATCCGCTGGCACCCGCGCCCGAAGGCATTCACCCGGAATGGTACTTCATGAGCCAGTTCCAATTGCTGAAAGCGCTGGGACAAATATTCCAGGGCAATTGGGCCGTCTTTGGGGAGCTTGTCGGTATCGGCATCTTCACCATCGGCGGCATCCTGTGGGCGCTCATTCCGCTGTACGACAAAGACAGCAAGAGAGCGCAACGTGCCAAGGTCGCGACGTGGTTTGGCCTGGGCGCACTGGCCGGGCTGGTCGTGCTGACAATCTGGGGTTACGTGGCCCTGTGA
- a CDS encoding Rieske (2Fe-2S) protein, with protein sequence MPNDKKKAPEGTEESVSRRKFVALGITAIGAVYAGAIGYPIYRYLATPAIRAEEMGQVTSISLAESDMPEPGSVLMFKFGSHPAMLIHHKDGSIVSFDAICTHLGCTVQFQADQDRIYCACHGGIYDPNTGKNIAGPPPKPLTVFNVEVADGQINISRI encoded by the coding sequence ATGCCTAACGACAAGAAGAAAGCTCCCGAAGGAACGGAAGAGTCGGTCTCTCGTCGCAAGTTCGTCGCCCTGGGAATCACGGCGATTGGGGCTGTGTACGCGGGAGCGATCGGCTATCCGATTTACCGTTACCTGGCGACTCCCGCAATTCGCGCGGAGGAGATGGGGCAGGTGACCTCGATCAGCCTGGCGGAGTCCGATATGCCGGAGCCCGGTTCGGTGCTGATGTTCAAGTTCGGCAGCCACCCGGCCATGCTGATTCACCACAAAGACGGTTCAATCGTGTCATTTGATGCGATCTGCACGCACCTGGGCTGCACGGTGCAGTTCCAGGCCGATCAGGATCGCATTTATTGCGCATGCCACGGCGGCATTTACGATCCGAATACGGGCAAGAACATCGCGGGTCCGCCGCCGAAGCCCCTGACAGTCTTCAACGTGGAGGTGGCCGATGGGCAAATCAACATCTCTCGCATCTGA
- a CDS encoding Rrf2 family transcriptional regulator: MLTQTSESAIRALIYLAIYGGKEPTTPRQIAEKLSESPSYMAKITRMLAKANILRSHRGAAGGVSLSRAPEDITLLEIVEACQGLLVANYCEGIKGHPIPACAFHEAMVEVHEATLEVLSRWTLEKLATRPSPTGPLAARADCRIGIPFPDAPEPGL; the protein is encoded by the coding sequence ATGTTAACTCAAACGTCTGAATCCGCAATTCGCGCACTGATATACCTCGCCATCTATGGCGGGAAGGAACCGACAACGCCGCGCCAGATCGCGGAGAAGCTGTCGGAATCGCCATCTTACATGGCCAAAATCACGCGGATGCTGGCAAAAGCCAATATCCTGCGTTCGCATCGCGGAGCCGCAGGAGGCGTCAGCCTCAGCCGCGCCCCGGAAGACATCACCCTGCTGGAGATCGTCGAAGCCTGTCAGGGTCTTCTGGTGGCGAATTACTGCGAGGGCATCAAGGGCCATCCGATCCCGGCGTGCGCCTTCCACGAAGCCATGGTGGAGGTGCACGAGGCGACGTTAGAGGTCCTTTCTCGGTGGACCTTGGAGAAATTGGCCACTCGACCGTCTCCGACGGGCCCGCTGGCGGCCAGGGCTGACTGCCGGATCGGAATTCCGTTTCCCGATGCGCCGGAGCCGGGTCTCTGA
- a CDS encoding DUF3488 domain-containing protein codes for MRRIRKHRPFTLEPLAAMLTAVGLFGAAMSDQLSFVACIFLLALALPGFVLSNWPQAPAYRRAWNAAALLVVLAAAMDFFLADRSIALHLLAVCGILLLRTVYLPRRQRDYMTIWAISTALLTIGAARASSPLIVPFVLVWSLLTMTMLARMAQRRSMELVGSSKPSKPTAEPPRIARYIPVLAILTTMVFFLLPRPGHMQAAWLSGEAIQKNRARLLRSGLSDSVELTTMTRLKEEPGIALRVQTDRPSLRLSSLKFRLGTLGGFTGDHWFRMEAPGSPGPERLSREVGEPAFVLYHSNDAALPASEELTIMLVDFPTEVLPVPEGTLGLRVPAPALLLEPDGRLALPPETPPPFSFSPRVALDPAIRPLASRGDVRDIHLAIPAALDRQEIERLASEIVGSEETPEGQARAIWNWFRRNGVYTTDLRHLKSGPDGVMEFLHRPQGHCELFATGMALLARARGIPSRLVVGYSPGQTAPGSSEVIVRHADAHAWTEVYLPGTGWTAFDPTPSAPLAPASDRLLFNRLRDTASVASARFGRLMEGYDRSKQQSLMSGMLQGLGKWASGYENGLLTRTFQRIRENAKRQEVIVAFVALTLLNLGFWLVGGRLRRRLSRWEKRRHERHRRAIPRLLRDLARALGAGHEIDHLASSQTARDLIASLATERGLNSAETGELIGLYSQWRYGGQAQPEAQLRARIRALKSRKRRAG; via the coding sequence ATGAGGCGAATCCGCAAACATCGTCCATTCACGCTGGAACCGCTCGCCGCGATGCTCACGGCCGTGGGCTTGTTCGGTGCGGCCATGTCGGACCAGCTTTCGTTTGTGGCGTGTATCTTCCTGCTGGCTCTTGCACTGCCGGGCTTTGTGCTGTCGAACTGGCCCCAGGCGCCGGCCTATCGCCGGGCATGGAATGCGGCGGCCCTGCTCGTCGTTCTCGCTGCGGCCATGGACTTCTTCCTCGCTGATCGCTCGATCGCTTTGCATTTGCTGGCTGTGTGCGGAATCCTGCTTCTGCGAACGGTCTACCTCCCCCGCCGGCAACGCGACTACATGACGATCTGGGCGATCAGTACGGCACTGCTGACGATCGGCGCCGCGCGGGCAAGCTCACCCTTGATCGTCCCATTCGTTCTTGTGTGGTCTCTGCTGACCATGACGATGCTGGCGCGTATGGCGCAACGCCGCTCGATGGAATTAGTCGGGAGCTCAAAGCCCAGCAAACCGACAGCCGAACCGCCGCGAATCGCCCGTTACATTCCAGTGTTGGCGATCCTGACAACGATGGTTTTCTTTCTGCTCCCGCGCCCGGGACACATGCAGGCGGCGTGGTTGTCCGGCGAAGCCATTCAAAAGAACCGCGCGCGCCTGCTGCGGTCAGGGCTGAGCGACAGTGTCGAACTGACAACCATGACGCGCCTGAAGGAAGAGCCGGGCATTGCGCTGCGCGTGCAGACCGATCGCCCAAGCCTTCGTCTCTCGAGCTTGAAGTTCCGCCTCGGGACGCTCGGTGGATTCACCGGCGATCACTGGTTCCGAATGGAGGCCCCTGGCTCGCCCGGTCCGGAGCGATTGAGTCGCGAGGTCGGCGAGCCGGCGTTTGTGCTCTATCATTCGAACGATGCCGCGCTGCCGGCGAGCGAAGAACTGACCATCATGCTCGTGGACTTCCCGACGGAAGTGCTTCCGGTTCCCGAAGGAACGTTGGGACTCAGAGTTCCTGCGCCAGCACTTCTGCTCGAACCGGACGGTCGACTGGCCCTGCCGCCAGAGACTCCCCCACCGTTCTCGTTTTCACCGCGTGTGGCGCTCGATCCTGCGATTCGGCCACTCGCAAGTCGCGGCGATGTGCGCGACATTCACCTGGCAATTCCTGCGGCGCTCGATCGGCAGGAAATCGAGCGTCTGGCGAGCGAGATCGTTGGAAGCGAGGAGACTCCGGAAGGGCAGGCGCGTGCGATCTGGAACTGGTTCCGGCGAAACGGAGTTTATACGACTGACCTGCGCCACCTGAAGTCCGGCCCAGATGGCGTCATGGAGTTCCTGCATCGTCCGCAGGGCCATTGCGAGCTCTTCGCAACGGGAATGGCATTGCTTGCCCGCGCGCGAGGAATCCCTTCGCGTCTCGTTGTTGGGTACAGCCCAGGACAGACCGCGCCGGGCAGTTCCGAGGTGATCGTTCGCCACGCCGATGCGCACGCCTGGACCGAGGTGTATCTGCCGGGGACGGGCTGGACAGCGTTTGACCCGACGCCTTCCGCTCCCCTCGCTCCCGCTTCCGATCGCCTCCTCTTTAATCGGTTGCGTGATACGGCCTCGGTCGCATCTGCGCGATTCGGCCGCCTGATGGAAGGATACGATCGCAGCAAGCAGCAGTCACTGATGAGCGGAATGTTGCAAGGCCTCGGGAAGTGGGCGTCGGGCTACGAGAATGGCCTGCTGACGCGAACGTTCCAAAGGATTCGGGAAAACGCCAAGAGACAGGAAGTGATCGTGGCTTTCGTCGCGCTGACACTCTTGAATCTTGGTTTCTGGCTTGTTGGTGGCAGGTTGCGACGACGTCTGTCGCGCTGGGAGAAGCGCCGTCACGAGAGGCATCGCCGTGCAATTCCGCGCCTGTTGCGAGATCTGGCGAGGGCACTGGGTGCGGGGCACGAGATCGATCACCTGGCCAGCAGCCAGACGGCGAGAGACTTGATTGCATCGCTGGCGACCGAGCGGGGACTGAACTCGGCAGAAACCGGAGAATTAATCGGTCTTTACAGCCAATGGCGCTACGGGGGGCAGGCGCAGCCGGAGGCGCAATTGCGGGCGCGAATCAGGGCGCTGAAGAGCCGGAAGCGCCGCGCCGGCTGA
- a CDS encoding type II secretion system protein GspG: MKTQTAPGIKQGVCRSASRRSIRGGEFSSRHGLAGLTFNELMIVISVAAVLAALAIFSTGTLVMRTKYSRVQEDHRVLTRALENYMMDYSNLPDSTGGLDSLERPTAYMAQIPGDPFHRGEKANYQYMRLDIPGIAFVLVSTGPDGDYDIPNELRGYTSLPKDEFGSVPVETLRVAGLRAQPQAVNSRPIDKEEAAFWSTLGLDGPPRDPSLEPEEKPETSAPEQATLAEFEEAILEYYLQNKSWSPDSSSTDGDIITVVRF; the protein is encoded by the coding sequence ATGAAGACCCAGACCGCCCCAGGAATCAAGCAGGGTGTTTGCCGTTCGGCCTCGCGAAGGTCGATTCGGGGTGGCGAGTTCTCGTCGCGCCACGGTCTGGCGGGTCTGACGTTCAACGAACTGATGATCGTGATCTCTGTAGCAGCCGTCCTGGCGGCGCTGGCGATCTTCTCGACCGGTACACTGGTGATGCGGACGAAATACAGCCGCGTTCAGGAAGATCACCGTGTACTGACCAGGGCCCTCGAGAACTACATGATGGATTACTCGAACCTGCCGGATTCAACTGGCGGACTTGATTCGCTGGAGCGGCCAACGGCCTACATGGCCCAGATCCCGGGGGATCCCTTCCATCGTGGGGAAAAGGCGAATTATCAGTACATGCGCCTGGACATCCCGGGGATAGCGTTCGTTCTTGTGAGTACGGGACCCGACGGCGACTACGATATTCCGAATGAATTGCGGGGCTACACAAGCCTGCCAAAGGACGAATTCGGATCGGTGCCCGTGGAGACATTGCGGGTCGCGGGCCTGAGGGCCCAACCGCAAGCGGTCAATAGCCGCCCGATCGACAAGGAGGAAGCGGCCTTCTGGTCCACTCTCGGTTTGGACGGCCCCCCGCGGGATCCGTCGCTCGAACCGGAGGAGAAACCGGAGACGTCCGCTCCAGAGCAGGCGACTCTTGCAGAATTCGAGGAGGCAATCCTGGAGTATTACCTTCAGAACAAGAGCTGGTCTCCGGACAGTTCCTCCACAGACGGCGACATCATCACAGTCGTCCGGTTCTGA
- a CDS encoding ABC transporter permease yields MLHYLNDTFIEALGAVTLRFLRETGAFTKFCFKASIRAITPPWNYRLIMDQAMAIGVRSLPIALITAVFVGLVMVLQTGVQLIKFGAKNTVPGISFIANAREMVPVFTAFVVGARVAASIAAELGTMRVTEQIDAMDILNVDPMRYLVAPRIIAATALLPLISVLCLVAGFFGGMIVAATGLNIHPVEYYIITLKFANLQDVYTGLVKTVVFGNIIALVGCYFGYKSHGGAEGVGRSTTTAVVVSLVLILLWDFVLTRWILIFTGKF; encoded by the coding sequence ATGCTCCACTACTTGAACGACACCTTCATTGAAGCTCTAGGAGCTGTAACCCTTCGGTTCCTACGCGAAACGGGTGCCTTCACGAAATTCTGCTTCAAGGCCTCGATTCGGGCGATTACACCGCCCTGGAATTACCGATTGATTATGGATCAGGCCATGGCGATCGGAGTTCGTTCGCTTCCAATCGCCCTGATCACGGCCGTCTTTGTCGGACTGGTGATGGTGCTGCAGACGGGTGTTCAGTTGATTAAGTTCGGTGCGAAGAACACCGTTCCGGGCATTTCGTTCATCGCGAATGCCCGTGAGATGGTCCCCGTTTTCACCGCATTTGTCGTCGGCGCCCGTGTCGCTGCCTCCATCGCGGCCGAGCTCGGAACCATGCGCGTGACCGAGCAAATCGACGCTATGGACATCCTGAATGTCGACCCAATGCGCTACCTCGTCGCGCCGCGGATCATTGCTGCGACTGCACTTCTGCCACTCATCAGCGTCCTGTGCCTGGTTGCCGGTTTCTTCGGCGGCATGATCGTCGCCGCAACCGGCCTCAACATCCATCCGGTCGAGTACTACATCATCACTTTGAAGTTCGCGAATCTCCAGGACGTGTACACCGGGCTGGTCAAAACGGTTGTGTTCGGGAATATCATCGCGCTGGTGGGATGTTACTTCGGTTACAAGAGCCACGGCGGCGCGGAAGGCGTCGGTCGCTCCACCACGACGGCGGTGGTCGTTTCGCTCGTATTGATCCTGCTGTGGGACTTCGTCCTCACTCGCTGGATTTTGATCTTTACCGGCAAATTCTAG